In Humulus lupulus chromosome 6, drHumLupu1.1, whole genome shotgun sequence, a single genomic region encodes these proteins:
- the LOC133785332 gene encoding uncharacterized protein LOC133785332, producing the protein MGVPKEFCLTIIYGRNTIEERKRLWQAMFSLLFPVQPWLVAGDFNAMFDFDDRVGDRPITDLEVEDARNWRASCLMSELHRIGAHYTWSNKQMEGSHIFSKLDRALSNEAWVDAFPNFEARFNWDVLSDHCYCIIKIKLNRLKMVLTQFNKLQVGDVTVRYSAAKEKFQHAQFKLQQDPLSPGFQQAEHEANIEFVRKSKMYESFLQQRSKITWLGFGDENTSYFIASLKQTTACNRITAFFDEHGQIIDCYDAVVNHFKGFMGSPSPTITKIQQDCFQHGTILNLDQQLSLVKPFMKRDVKFAMFSIHSVNSPGPDGFGSGFFKSMWKDLGDEISTAILKFFESGQLPTTLNISIISLIPKVETPSTTADYRPIACCNTLYKCISKMLCVRLANVLPLLIHQNKGAFIQHRSLTHNIFILQDLLKGSSRNNISTRCLIKMDLSKAYDSIDWYFLEDLLNAYCFPSRFIQWIMVFLKGASYYLLLNGRLYGGFSGMKAEFVNLCFADDLIIFFKGSFRSVQLLHAGFTKFSQDSSLTMNLSKSHIYFGGVHSDEKKRIMECLNIEEGYFLLKYLGLFLRPTKWKEIDRLCRNFLWGAKGNRSKLHLSSWEQVYLPKSMGGIGFKEGSKWNATLMAKYIWAISTKQDSLWVKWVETIYLKGKKFLLYSLQSNVSWYWRKLIKLRDAFSHDTLLASVTKGKLNTSILYNQMIHKEKASFAKVVWCKMSTPKHRFIIWQAVLGHLLTRDNLIKCHVQVDSSICPVCEMGIASHAHLFFDCSFSQKVMQ; encoded by the exons ATGGGGGTTCCTAAGGAATTTTGTTTGACAATAATCTATGGAAGAAATACGATTGAGGAAAGGAAGAGACTTTGGCAGGCTATGTTTTCACTATTATTTCCTGTCCAACCTTGGTTAGTGGCTGGGGATTTTAATGCAATGTTTGACTTTGATGATAGAGTAGGAGATCGGCCTATTACGGATTTGGAAGTTGAAGATGCCCGTAATTGGAGGGCTAGTTGTTTGATGTCTGAGCTTCATAGGATAGGTGCTCACTATACTTGGTCTAACAAGCAGATGGAAGGGTCCCatatattctctaaattggaTAGGGCTCTTAGTAATGAAGCTTGGGTTGATGCTTTTCCCAACTTTGAGGCTCGTTTTAATTGGGATGTTCTATCAGATCATTGTTATTGTATTATCAAGATT AAGCTGAACAGATTGAAGATGGTTTTGACTCAGTTTAATAAATTGCAAGTTGGTGATGTCACTGTTCGTTACTCAGCAGCCAAGGAAAAGTTTCAGCATGCTCAATTTAAGCTTCAGCAGGATCCTCTCTCACCTGGTTTTCAGCAAGCTGAGCATGAAGCGAATATTGAATTTGTTCGAAAATCCAAAATGTATGAGAGTTTTCTCCAGCAAAGGAGTAAGATCACTTGGCTGGGATTTGGAGATGAAAATACTTCCTATTTTATTGCTAGTCTAAAACAGACGACAGCTTGTAATAGGATTACAGCCTTCTTTGATGAGCATGGTCAGATTATTGATTGTTATGATGCTGTGGTTAATCATTTCAAGGGATTTATGGGTAGTCCTAGCCCAACTATTACTAAGATTCAACAAGATTGTTTTCAGCATGGTACTATTCTGAATTTAGATCAGCAACTCAGTTTAGTTAAGCCATTtatgaagagggatgtgaaaTTTGCTATGTTTAGTATTCACTCTGTTAATAGTCCTGGTCCTGATGGGTTTGGTTCGGGTTTTTTTAAATCCATGTGGAAGGATTTAGGGGATGAGATTTCCACTGCTATCTTAAAATTCTTTGAATCTGGCCAATTACCAACAACACTTAACATATCTATTATTTCCCTTATTCCTAAGGTCGAAACTCCTTCCACAACAGCCGATTACAGACCAATTGCATGTTGTAACACCTTATACAAATGTATTTCAAAAATGCTTTGTGTGAGGTTGGCCAATGTTCTCCCATTGCTTATTCATCAGAACAAGGGAGCATTTATTCAACATAGATCTTTAACGCATAACATTTTCATACTTCAAGATCTCCTCAAGGGCTCCTCCAGGAATAATATTTCAACTAGATGCTTGATAAAGATGGATCTAAGCAAGGCATATGATTCCATTGATTGGTACTTCTTGGAGGATCTGTTAAATGCGTATTGTTTTCCTAGTCGCTTTATTCAATGGATCATGGTGTTTTTGAAGGGGGCTTCCTATTATTTATTACTGAATGGAAGGTTATATGGGGGTTTCAGTGGTATGAAAG CTGAATTCGTCAACTTATGCTTTGCGGATGATCTTATCATCTTTTTCAAGGGTTCCTTTAGGTCAGTTCAACTTCTTCATGCTGGTTTTACCAAGTTTAGTCAGGATTCCAGTCTTACTATGAATTTATCTAAATCCCACATTTATTTTGGTGGTGTTCATTCGGATGAAAAGAAGAGAATCATGGAGTGCTTGAACATTGAGGAGGGATATTTCCTTTTAAAATATCTGGGTTTGTTTCTTAGACCTACTAAATGGAAG GAGATTGATAGGTTATGCAGGAACTTCTTATGGGGAGCTAAGGGCAACCGGAGTAAGTTGCATTTGTCTTCTTGGGAGCAGGTTTATTTACCTAAGAGCATGGGGGGTATTGGTTTTAAAGAAGGGTCGAAATGGAATGCAACTTTGATGGCCAAATACATTTGGGCAATATCGACTAAGCAGGACTCTTTATGGGTCAAATGGGTGGAAACTATCTATCTCAAAGGGAAAAAATTCTTGTTGTATAGCCTTCAATCTAATgtgagttggtattggaggaagctcaTTAAGCTGAGAGATGCTTTCTCTCATGACACTTTGCTGGCTTCGGTTACCAAGGGCAAACTGAACACTTCTATTTTGTACAATCAGATGATTCATAAGGAAAAGGCTAGTTTTGCTAAGGTGGTCTGGTGCAAAATGTCGACTCCAAAGCACAGATTTATCATTTGGCAGGCGGTTTTAGGTCATCTTCTTACAAGGGATAACTTGATTAAATGCCACGTTCAGGTGGATTCTAGTATTTGCCCTGTTTGTGAAATGGGAATTGCGTCTCATGCCCATCTATTCTTTGATTGTTCTTTCTCTCAGAAGGTGATGCAGTAG
- the LOC133785333 gene encoding uncharacterized protein LOC133785333, whose product MAMVCIVLGTNPPIAVFEGFIRRMWGKLDIEKVARMNARFTIVKFRDTTIRDLVLESGVVHFDWKPVILRPWSTNIDTPRLVKSIPVWIRLHDLGLQYWGTKCLSALVSTIGRPMMMDRITNDRSMVKFARVLVDVEITEQLPHSISFLNERGQLVEQAIEFEWLPTRCSTCKNLGHVASGCKREQRSVWKAKVEQIDLVEEVGAHKQKDLDPGTDKLTKISYDTEIGLASQSAHVKMTSFSTEDQE is encoded by the coding sequence ATGGCTATGGTCTGTATTGTTCTTGGTACCAATCCTCCGATTGCAGTTTTTGAAGGGTTCATTAGAAGAATGTGGGGCAAACTCGACATTGAAAAGGTGGCTAGGATGAATGCAAGGTTTACGATTGTTAAGTTTCGGGATACAACTATTAGGGATTTGGTCTTAGAATCTGGTGTGGTTCACTTTGATTGGAAGCCTGTCATTTTGAGGCCTTGGTCGACTAACATTGATACCCCGAGGTTAGTGAAATCGATTCCTGTTTGGATTAGATTACATGACTTAGGGCTGCAATATTGGGGTACTAAATGTTTGAGTGCACTTGTGAGTACCATTGGTAGACCTATGATGATGGATAGGATTACTAATGATAGATCTATGGTAAAGTTTGCAAGAGTGCTTGTGGATGTTGAAATAACTGAGCAGCTACCTCACAGTATAAGCTTTCTGAATGAAAGAGGACAATTGGTAGAGCAGGCTATTGAGTTTGAATGGTTGCCTACTAGATGTTCGACATGTAAAAACTTAGGGCATGTTGCTTCAGGTTGTAAGAGGGAGCAGAGATCAGTTTGGAAGGCAAAGGTGGAACAAATAGATTTAGTGGAGGAGGTGGGTGCGCATAAACAGAAGGATTTGGACCCAGGTACTGATAAGTTGACCAAGATCTCCTATGATACTGAGATAGGTTTGGCATCCCAATCAGCTCATGTGAAGATGACTAGTTTCTCCACTGAAGATCAAGAATAG